In Collimonas arenae, a single genomic region encodes these proteins:
- the hrpA gene encoding ATP-dependent RNA helicase HrpA yields the protein MSVSESNKPPRSADRPDPQRTAGRPPQPRNGGTTRPDPVRPAPERNPLPPIVFPEELPVSGKRGEISAALSANQVIIVCGETGSGKTTQLPKICLELGRGLNGMIGHTQPRRIAASSTAKRIAQELNSPLGEHVGYKVRFNDTLTKGAWIKLMTDGILLAETQTDPLLRQYDTIIIDEAHERSLNIDFLLGYLKQLLPKRPDLKVIITSATIDADRFARHFGADDKPAPVIEVSGRLYEVEVRYRPVDNADRSGVNPVATTAAAKPNAPQSAAQRDRDQRDLMDAVVDAVDELARIGSGDVLVFLPGEREIRDAAEALRKHHPAHVEILPLFARLSAQEQERVFKVSNARRIVLATNVAETSLTVPGIRYVVDAGLARVKRYSYRNKVEQLQIEPIAQSAANQRAGRCGRVAAGVCIRLYEEKDYLQRPKFTEPEILRSSLASVILRMKSLHLTDVETFPFIEPPPGRAIADGYQLLQELGAVDDNNLLTKTGRQLAKLPLDPRVGRMILAALDNVCLSEMLIIASALSVQDPRDRPMEAQGAADQAHKKFADEKSEFLSYLKIWKWFEEAIEHKKTNRQLMDNCRANFLSQLRLREWRDVHSQLLTIVREQGWRLNEAPATYEQLHCALLTGLLGNVGFKADDDAHYLGARAIKFYLWPGSSLSKKAGKWVMAAELVDTSRLYARCIAQIQPEWLEKVGAHLLKKSYGEPRWEKRSAQVSASERATLYGLVVYSQRRINFGLINPTEAREIFIRDALVGGEFDTRAPFFAHNQKLIREIENLEHKSRRLDVLVDDELIAAFYDKLIPADICNGITFEKWLKDVSVQTPKLLFLNRDELMRHEAAGITTELFPKVMRVAGIEMALSYHFEPGTPRDGVTLTVPLYALNQVYADRCDWLVAGMLKEKVHLLLKSLPQKIRRNCVPLPDYAAGFCERIQARHVFGHGNLLDALMADIRAETTVATRSTDFKLETLPAHHSMNFKIVDEHGRQLDMGRNLSALQDEFGGQARESFQKLAENTVVTSDALPVAASQTTQQGNAVKPVVKGADAAAAKPAGQYSMLTSWTFGELPELLEIQQGKQTLIGFPALVDKASHCDLEVFDDPNEAARIHRLGLRRLFALQLKEQLKFLEKNIPGLQQMGMQFMALGSQEELRDQIISAGLERACLQAPLPKNAEQFAQRKDEGKSRLGLLTNEIARLAGLILGEYHGLPKKLQGAKGHAQAVADIQVQLQLLVGKRFIADNDYGNLTHFPRYLKAVNVRLEKLRADPTRDGRLLTEWLQVASPWQRAQKDRGSKNSDPKMTEFRWLLEELRVSLFAQELKTPMPVSAKRLQKVWETMQR from the coding sequence ATGTCAGTATCAGAATCCAACAAACCGCCGCGATCAGCAGATCGCCCAGATCCCCAGCGCACTGCTGGCCGTCCACCCCAGCCGCGCAATGGCGGAACTACGCGTCCAGACCCGGTGCGGCCTGCGCCTGAGCGCAACCCTTTGCCGCCCATCGTATTTCCCGAAGAATTGCCGGTTTCCGGCAAGCGCGGTGAAATCTCGGCGGCGCTGAGCGCCAACCAGGTCATCATCGTCTGCGGTGAAACCGGTTCGGGTAAAACCACCCAGCTGCCTAAGATTTGCCTGGAACTGGGGCGCGGCCTCAACGGCATGATCGGCCATACCCAGCCGCGCCGGATCGCCGCCTCGTCGACCGCCAAGCGTATCGCGCAGGAACTCAATTCGCCGCTGGGCGAGCACGTCGGCTACAAGGTGCGTTTCAACGACACCCTGACCAAGGGCGCCTGGATCAAGCTGATGACCGACGGCATCCTGCTGGCCGAGACCCAGACCGATCCTCTGCTGCGGCAGTACGACACCATCATCATCGATGAAGCGCATGAGCGCAGCCTGAATATCGACTTTCTGCTGGGTTACCTGAAACAGCTGCTGCCCAAGCGGCCTGACCTGAAAGTCATCATTACCTCGGCGACCATCGATGCCGACCGTTTCGCTCGCCATTTCGGCGCGGACGACAAGCCGGCGCCGGTGATCGAGGTTTCCGGTCGTCTGTATGAGGTTGAAGTACGCTATCGTCCGGTCGACAATGCCGACCGCAGCGGCGTCAATCCTGTTGCAACTACAGCCGCAGCCAAGCCGAATGCGCCGCAAAGCGCTGCCCAGCGCGACCGTGATCAGCGCGATCTGATGGATGCCGTGGTCGATGCGGTCGACGAGCTGGCGCGTATCGGCTCCGGCGATGTGCTGGTGTTCCTGCCGGGCGAACGTGAAATCCGCGACGCCGCCGAAGCGCTGCGCAAGCATCATCCGGCCCACGTCGAAATCTTGCCTTTGTTTGCGCGCTTGTCGGCGCAAGAGCAGGAACGCGTGTTCAAGGTTTCCAATGCGCGCCGCATCGTGCTGGCCACCAACGTCGCCGAAACCTCGCTGACGGTGCCAGGCATACGCTATGTGGTGGACGCCGGCCTGGCGCGGGTGAAGCGTTACAGCTACCGCAACAAGGTCGAACAGTTGCAGATCGAACCGATCGCGCAGTCTGCCGCCAACCAGCGCGCCGGACGTTGCGGTCGCGTCGCCGCCGGCGTCTGTATCCGTCTGTATGAAGAGAAGGATTATCTGCAACGGCCGAAATTCACAGAGCCGGAGATTCTGCGCTCGTCGCTGGCTTCGGTCATTCTGCGGATGAAATCGCTGCATCTGACCGATGTCGAAACCTTCCCGTTTATCGAACCTCCTCCCGGCCGCGCTATCGCCGACGGCTACCAGCTGCTGCAAGAACTGGGGGCGGTGGATGACAACAACCTGCTGACCAAGACCGGCCGCCAGTTGGCCAAGCTGCCGCTGGATCCGCGCGTTGGCCGCATGATCCTGGCGGCGCTGGACAATGTCTGCCTGAGCGAAATGCTGATCATTGCATCGGCGCTGTCGGTGCAGGATCCGCGCGACCGCCCGATGGAAGCTCAAGGCGCAGCTGACCAGGCGCACAAGAAATTCGCCGACGAAAAATCTGAATTCCTGAGCTACCTGAAGATCTGGAAATGGTTTGAAGAAGCCATCGAGCACAAGAAAACCAATCGCCAGCTGATGGATAACTGCCGCGCCAATTTTCTCTCGCAGTTGCGTCTGCGCGAATGGCGGGATGTGCATTCGCAGCTGCTGACCATTGTGCGGGAGCAGGGCTGGCGTCTGAACGAAGCGCCGGCCACCTATGAACAATTGCATTGCGCTCTGCTGACCGGTTTGCTCGGCAATGTCGGGTTCAAGGCCGACGACGATGCGCATTACCTGGGCGCGCGCGCCATCAAGTTCTATCTGTGGCCGGGTTCGAGTTTGTCGAAGAAGGCCGGCAAATGGGTCATGGCGGCCGAGCTGGTCGATACCAGTCGCCTGTATGCGCGCTGTATCGCCCAGATCCAGCCGGAATGGCTGGAAAAGGTTGGCGCGCATTTGTTGAAAAAATCGTATGGAGAGCCGCGCTGGGAAAAGCGTAGTGCTCAAGTGTCGGCATCCGAACGCGCCACCTTGTACGGACTAGTGGTGTACAGCCAGCGCCGCATCAATTTCGGCCTGATCAATCCGACTGAAGCACGCGAGATTTTCATCCGTGATGCGCTGGTCGGCGGTGAGTTCGATACCCGCGCGCCGTTCTTTGCCCACAACCAGAAACTGATCCGCGAGATCGAGAACCTGGAGCACAAGTCGCGCCGCCTCGACGTGCTGGTAGACGACGAACTGATCGCGGCGTTCTACGACAAGCTGATCCCGGCCGATATCTGCAACGGCATCACGTTTGAAAAATGGCTCAAGGACGTCAGCGTTCAGACGCCCAAACTGTTGTTCCTGAACCGTGACGAACTGATGCGGCACGAAGCGGCGGGCATCACCACAGAATTGTTTCCGAAGGTGATGCGCGTCGCCGGTATCGAGATGGCCTTGTCGTACCACTTCGAGCCAGGCACACCGCGCGACGGTGTTACCTTGACAGTGCCGCTGTATGCGCTGAATCAGGTCTATGCCGACCGCTGCGACTGGCTCGTGGCCGGCATGTTGAAGGAAAAAGTCCATTTGCTGCTGAAATCGCTGCCGCAGAAAATCCGCCGCAATTGTGTGCCATTGCCTGATTACGCTGCCGGTTTCTGCGAACGTATCCAGGCACGTCATGTGTTCGGCCACGGCAACCTGCTGGATGCGCTGATGGCTGACATTCGCGCCGAAACCACCGTCGCCACCCGCAGCACTGACTTCAAGCTGGAAACCTTGCCTGCGCATCATTCGATGAACTTCAAGATCGTCGACGAACATGGCCGCCAGCTGGATATGGGACGCAATCTGTCGGCGTTGCAGGACGAGTTCGGCGGACAGGCGCGTGAGAGTTTCCAGAAGCTGGCTGAAAACACGGTGGTGACCAGCGATGCGCTGCCGGTAGCCGCATCACAAACCACGCAGCAAGGCAACGCCGTCAAACCTGTAGTCAAAGGAGCCGATGCTGCCGCAGCCAAGCCGGCAGGCCAGTACAGCATGCTGACCAGCTGGACCTTCGGCGAATTGCCGGAGCTGCTGGAAATCCAGCAGGGCAAGCAGACCCTGATCGGCTTCCCGGCGCTGGTCGACAAAGCTAGCCATTGCGATCTCGAAGTGTTCGATGATCCCAATGAAGCGGCGCGTATCCACCGCCTTGGCTTGCGCCGCCTGTTTGCCTTGCAGTTGAAAGAGCAGTTGAAATTTCTGGAAAAGAATATTCCCGGCTTGCAGCAGATGGGCATGCAGTTCATGGCCCTGGGATCGCAGGAGGAGTTGCGCGACCAGATCATCTCTGCCGGCCTGGAACGTGCTTGCCTGCAAGCGCCGCTGCCAAAGAACGCCGAGCAATTCGCCCAGCGCAAGGACGAAGGCAAGTCGCGGCTGGGTTTGCTGACGAATGAAATCGCCCGGCTGGCTGGCTTGATCCTGGGGGAATACCACGGCTTGCCGAAAAAACTGCAGGGCGCCAAGGGCCATGCGCAGGCGGTTGCCGATATCCAGGTGCAATTGCAACTGCTGGTGGGCAAGCGCTTCATTGCGGATAACGATTACGGCAATCTGACGCATTTTCCGCGCTACCTGAAAGCGGTGAATGTCCGGCTCGAAAAGTTACGCGCCGATCCGACGCGTGACGGCCGTTTGTTGACGGAATGGCTACAAGTGGCGTCACCATGGCAACGCGCGCAAAAAGACCGCGGCAGCAAGAATTCGGATCCGAAGATGACGGAATTCCGCTGGCTGCTGGAAGAGCTGCGCGTGTCGCTGTTTGCACAAGAGCTGAAAACGCCGATGCCGGTTTCGGCCAAGCGTTTGCAAAAAGTGTGGGAAACGATGCAGCGGTAG
- a CDS encoding alkaline phosphatase family protein: MGRILPQIEHIVVVMFENRSMDNMLGWLYADGSAPAAVLPGTGAAQFDGLRADMWNPANAGYFSGDPPQKIMVARGAVSNTIPDPDPEETFDNVTYQLYGPQGAAALAPYPMQGFVINYATTATSDATQIMQCHDCAQVPVLAALARQYAVSDAWFASVPSQTWPNRAFVHAGTSNGRVNNGSPPDPFKWDVPTIYNVLQSIGVSWSVYSDTLVCPSLTRTMFPKLWDPLLNSHFCGFTGFVDACASDTLPAYSFIEPSFLLEPNDQHSPHDVQAGETFLHAIWSAVSTSPGWNQTLLVITSDEHGGCYDHVLPPGNVAAPDAASQPGDEGFCFNRLGVRVPTVLVSPYIAAGTVFRSDTGVPYDHTSILATLREWLDIAPADMLPSKRVAAAPTLAQVLTLPMPRSDLPVIPVPGTTWVQPTLSAPLNDLQKSLVSGSARRFGLDPTATLDNIQTRQHAVDFFKRRPTRVNS, from the coding sequence ATGGGACGGATCTTGCCGCAGATCGAGCATATTGTGGTCGTCATGTTTGAAAATCGCTCGATGGATAACATGCTTGGCTGGCTCTATGCGGATGGCAGTGCGCCAGCCGCGGTTTTACCGGGCACGGGCGCGGCGCAATTCGATGGCTTGCGCGCCGACATGTGGAATCCGGCGAATGCCGGTTATTTCAGCGGCGATCCGCCGCAAAAGATCATGGTGGCGCGCGGCGCCGTCAGCAATACCATCCCCGATCCCGATCCGGAAGAAACCTTCGACAACGTCACTTACCAGCTGTACGGCCCGCAAGGTGCGGCCGCGCTGGCGCCCTATCCGATGCAAGGTTTCGTCATCAACTATGCCACCACCGCCACCAGCGACGCCACACAGATCATGCAATGCCATGACTGCGCCCAGGTACCGGTGCTGGCGGCGCTGGCGCGCCAGTATGCGGTATCGGATGCATGGTTTGCCTCGGTGCCTAGCCAGACATGGCCGAATCGCGCCTTTGTCCACGCCGGTACGTCGAACGGGCGCGTCAACAATGGCAGCCCGCCAGATCCGTTCAAATGGGATGTGCCGACCATCTACAACGTCCTGCAGTCGATTGGCGTCAGTTGGTCGGTATATAGCGATACTCTGGTATGTCCCTCCCTTACGCGCACCATGTTTCCCAAACTGTGGGATCCGCTGCTAAATTCGCACTTTTGCGGTTTTACCGGGTTTGTCGATGCTTGCGCCAGCGATACGCTGCCGGCCTACAGTTTTATCGAGCCGAGCTTCCTGCTGGAGCCGAATGACCAGCACTCGCCGCATGACGTCCAGGCGGGGGAAACGTTCCTGCATGCAATCTGGAGCGCCGTCAGCACTTCGCCCGGCTGGAACCAAACCTTGCTGGTGATTACCAGCGACGAGCACGGCGGTTGCTATGATCACGTGCTGCCGCCAGGCAACGTCGCGGCGCCGGATGCGGCTAGCCAACCGGGCGACGAAGGTTTCTGCTTCAACCGTTTGGGCGTGCGCGTGCCGACTGTACTGGTGTCCCCGTATATCGCTGCCGGAACGGTGTTCCGCTCGGATACAGGCGTACCCTACGACCATACTTCGATCCTGGCGACATTGCGCGAATGGCTCGATATTGCTCCGGCGGACATGTTGCCAAGCAAGCGTGTTGCTGCAGCGCCGACGCTGGCTCAGGTATTGACGCTGCCGATGCCCCGCAGCGACTTGCCGGTGATTCCTGTGCCTGGAACGACTTGGGTGCAACCGACGCTGTCGGCGCCGTTGAACGATTTGCAGAAAAGTCTGGTGAGCGGCTCGGCGCGCCGCTTCGGCCTTGATCCGACGGCCACGCTGGACAATATCCAGACGCGCCAGCATGCGGTGGATTTCTTCAAGCGTCGTCCAACCAGGGTCAATTCATGA
- a CDS encoding 3-hydroxybutyrate dehydrogenase, with product MSLKDKVALITGSASGIGKEIAIEYARAGAKVVIADLALDAATATANEITQSGGIAMAVAMNVTDEAQVDKGIADTVAAYGSIDVLISNAGIQIIAPIVDSTLDNWKKMLAIHLDGAYLTTRAAMREMIKKGNGGSIIYMGSVHSHEASPLKAPYVTAKHGLIGLAKVVAKEGAKNQIRANVICPGFVRTPLVEKQIPEQAKELGITEDQVVKNVMLKDTVDGEFTTTHDVAQTAIFLGGFESNALTGQSIVVSHGWFMQ from the coding sequence ATGTCACTCAAAGATAAAGTTGCACTGATTACCGGTTCCGCCAGCGGCATCGGCAAGGAAATCGCCATTGAATACGCGCGCGCCGGCGCCAAGGTCGTGATCGCCGACCTGGCCCTGGATGCTGCGACGGCCACTGCCAATGAAATCACGCAGTCGGGTGGCATCGCCATGGCGGTCGCCATGAACGTCACCGACGAAGCGCAGGTCGACAAAGGCATCGCCGACACGGTCGCCGCCTATGGCAGCATTGATGTCCTGATCAGCAATGCCGGGATCCAGATCATCGCTCCTATCGTCGACTCCACCCTCGACAACTGGAAAAAAATGCTGGCGATCCACCTGGACGGCGCTTACCTGACTACCCGCGCCGCAATGCGCGAAATGATCAAGAAGGGTAACGGCGGTTCGATCATTTACATGGGATCGGTCCATTCGCATGAAGCTTCGCCGTTGAAAGCGCCGTACGTCACCGCCAAGCACGGCCTGATCGGCCTGGCCAAGGTGGTCGCCAAGGAAGGCGCCAAGAACCAGATCCGCGCCAATGTGATCTGCCCGGGCTTCGTCCGTACCCCGCTGGTGGAAAAGCAGATTCCAGAGCAAGCCAAGGAACTCGGTATCACTGAAGACCAGGTGGTCAAGAATGTGATGCTAAAAGATACCGTGGACGGCGAATTCACCACCACCCACGATGTCGCACAAACAGCGATTTTCCTGGGCGGCTTCGAATCCAATGCGCTGACCGGTCAATCGATCGTGGTCAGCCACGGCTGGTTCATGCAGTAA
- a CDS encoding acetoacetate decarboxylase, with the protein MTENDVRKNAFAMPIHNPAFPPGPYRFVNREFLIITYRTDPEALKKIIPAPLQFTDPIVKFEFIKMPDSTGFGHYCESGQVIPVTLDGVAGGYVHSMFLNDHPPIAGGRELWGFPKKLGNPELKVHTDTLMGTLDYSDFRVATGTMGFKHKILDNDVIKKSLETPAFLLKIIPHVDGSPRICELVQYSLTDITVKGAWSGPGALDLHAHALAPVADLPVLEVISAVHILTDLTLPLGTVAYDYLAK; encoded by the coding sequence ATGACTGAAAACGATGTCCGCAAAAATGCTTTTGCGATGCCAATCCACAATCCTGCCTTTCCACCCGGCCCTTATCGCTTCGTCAACCGCGAATTCCTGATCATTACCTATCGTACTGATCCGGAAGCGCTCAAGAAAATCATTCCGGCTCCGCTGCAATTCACTGATCCGATTGTCAAATTCGAGTTCATCAAGATGCCTGATTCCACCGGTTTCGGCCATTATTGCGAATCGGGGCAAGTCATTCCGGTGACGCTGGACGGCGTCGCCGGCGGTTATGTTCACAGCATGTTCCTGAACGATCATCCACCGATCGCCGGTGGCCGCGAACTGTGGGGCTTCCCCAAGAAACTGGGTAATCCCGAGTTAAAGGTGCATACCGACACGCTGATGGGCACGCTGGACTATAGCGATTTCCGCGTCGCCACAGGCACCATGGGCTTCAAGCACAAAATACTCGACAATGATGTGATCAAGAAGTCGCTGGAAACCCCTGCCTTCCTGCTCAAGATCATTCCGCATGTCGACGGCAGCCCGCGCATCTGCGAACTGGTACAGTACAGTCTGACCGACATCACCGTAAAAGGCGCCTGGAGTGGCCCCGGCGCGCTCGACCTGCATGCCCACGCGCTGGCGCCTGTCGCTGATTTGCCAGTGCTGGAAGTCATCTCCGCAGTGCACATCTTGACCGACCTGACCCTGCCCTTGGGCACCGTCGCTTACGACTACCTTGCCAAATAA
- a CDS encoding peptide chain release factor 3, with product MQEPVSEQPNIDGAADSADVIVNVSTEQIASEVARRRTFGIISHPDAGKTTLTEKLLLFSGAIQLAGTVKGRKSGRHATSDWMDIEKQRGISVASSVMQFEYRDHVVNLLDTPGHQDFSEDTYRVLTAVDSALMVIDAAKGVETQTIKLLNVCRMRNTPIITLMNKMDRETRDPLELLDELESVLKIQCAPVTWPIGMGKTFRGVYHLLRDEILLFAAGNDKADQAFEVISGIDNPRLDEMFPREIEQLRMEVELVHGASHPFDQEAFLAGVQTPVFFGSAINNFGIREILNALIDWAQPPGARDATVRTVQPTEAAFSGFVFKIQANMDPAHRDRIAFLRVCSGHFQRGMKIKHLRLNREIKVSSVVTFMASSREQVEEAYAGDIIGLPNHGNMQIGDSFSEGELLQFTGIPYFAPDFFRSVRIRNPLKIKQLHKGLQQLGEEGAIQVFKPITSSDLVLGGVGVLQFEVVASRLLNEYGVDAVFEGTSISSARWITCDDKKILADFEKSSAGNNVAFDAAGNMAYLATSGVNLRLTQERWPQVVFHETREHAVKLN from the coding sequence ATGCAAGAACCCGTTTCCGAGCAGCCTAACATCGATGGCGCGGCCGATAGCGCCGACGTCATTGTTAATGTCTCTACCGAACAAATCGCAAGCGAAGTGGCGCGCCGCCGCACATTCGGCATCATTTCCCACCCGGATGCCGGTAAAACCACGCTGACTGAAAAACTGCTGCTGTTCTCCGGCGCGATCCAGCTGGCGGGGACGGTCAAGGGCCGCAAGAGCGGCCGTCATGCAACGTCGGACTGGATGGACATCGAAAAGCAGCGCGGCATCTCAGTCGCCAGCTCGGTGATGCAATTCGAATACCGTGATCACGTGGTCAATCTGCTCGACACCCCGGGTCACCAGGACTTCTCGGAAGATACCTATCGCGTGCTGACGGCGGTCGACTCGGCGCTGATGGTGATCGACGCCGCCAAGGGCGTTGAAACACAGACCATCAAGCTGCTCAACGTTTGCCGCATGCGCAACACGCCGATCATCACCCTGATGAATAAGATGGACCGCGAAACCCGCGATCCGCTGGAATTGCTGGACGAGCTGGAATCAGTGCTGAAGATCCAGTGCGCGCCGGTGACCTGGCCGATCGGCATGGGCAAGACTTTCCGTGGCGTGTACCACCTGCTACGCGACGAAATCCTGCTGTTCGCCGCCGGCAACGACAAGGCCGACCAGGCGTTTGAAGTGATCTCCGGTATCGATAATCCGCGCCTGGACGAAATGTTCCCGCGTGAAATCGAACAGTTGCGGATGGAAGTCGAGCTGGTGCATGGCGCTTCGCACCCTTTCGACCAGGAAGCTTTCCTGGCCGGCGTGCAAACCCCGGTATTCTTCGGTTCCGCCATCAACAATTTCGGCATCCGCGAAATCCTCAACGCGCTGATCGACTGGGCGCAACCGCCCGGCGCACGCGATGCGACCGTGCGCACGGTGCAGCCGACCGAAGCCGCTTTCTCCGGCTTCGTATTCAAGATCCAGGCCAATATGGACCCGGCCCACCGGGACCGCATTGCCTTCCTGCGCGTCTGTTCAGGCCACTTCCAGCGTGGCATGAAGATCAAGCATTTGCGTCTCAACCGCGAAATCAAGGTCTCCAGCGTCGTGACCTTCATGGCGTCCAGCCGCGAGCAGGTCGAAGAAGCCTACGCCGGCGACATCATCGGCTTGCCGAACCACGGCAACATGCAGATCGGCGACAGCTTCTCCGAAGGCGAACTGCTGCAGTTCACCGGCATCCCCTACTTCGCGCCGGACTTTTTCCGTTCGGTGCGGATCCGCAATCCGCTCAAGATCAAGCAATTGCACAAGGGCTTGCAGCAGCTCGGCGAAGAAGGCGCGATCCAGGTCTTCAAGCCGATCACCAGCAGCGACCTGGTGCTGGGCGGCGTCGGCGTGCTGCAGTTTGAAGTGGTGGCCAGCCGTCTGCTCAACGAGTATGGCGTGGATGCGGTATTCGAAGGCACCAGTATCAGCAGCGCGCGCTGGATTACCTGCGACGACAAGAAGATCCTGGCCGATTTCGAGAAATCCTCCGCCGGCAACAACGTCGCCTTCGACGCTGCCGGCAACATGGCCTATTTGGCGACTTCGGGCGTCAACCTGCGCCTGACGCAAGAGCGCTGGCCGCAAGTGGTGTTCCATGAAACGCGGGAGCATGCGGTCAAGCTGAACTAA
- a CDS encoding dicarboxylate/amino acid:cation symporter — MAKPALYKSLYVQVLTAIVIGVVLGHLYPETGAAMKPLGDGFIKLIKMIIAPVIFCTVVIGIAGMEDMKKVGKTGGLALLYFEIMSTAALILGLVVVNVWHPGTGMHIDLSTLDTKSIAAYTGPGKMESTVDFFFHIIPSSMVDAFAKNEILQVLLIAILFGFSLHKFGGRGTLVFDFVEKFSHVLFGMVGLIMKVAPIGAFGAMAFTIGKYGVGSLLSLGQLMGAFYLTCLLFIFGVLGVVAKLHGFSVWKFVKYIKEELLIVLGTSSSESVLPRLMGKLENLGAKKSVVGLVIPTGYSFNLDGTSIYLTMAAVFIAQATDTPMSLMQQLTLLAVLLLTSKGAAGVTGSGFIVLAATLSAVGHVPVAGLALILGIDRFMSEARALTNTIGNGVATLVVAKWTGELDEQQLHSQLDGKAIDAEQELAAHDAAVAQADQRDHH; from the coding sequence ATGGCAAAACCGGCACTCTACAAATCACTCTATGTACAGGTATTGACCGCCATCGTGATCGGCGTCGTGCTTGGACATCTTTATCCGGAAACCGGGGCTGCGATGAAGCCGCTCGGCGACGGTTTCATCAAGCTGATCAAGATGATCATTGCACCGGTGATTTTCTGTACCGTGGTGATCGGGATCGCCGGCATGGAAGACATGAAGAAAGTAGGCAAGACCGGCGGCCTGGCCCTGCTGTACTTTGAAATCATGAGCACTGCGGCGCTAATTCTCGGTCTCGTCGTGGTCAATGTCTGGCATCCGGGCACCGGCATGCATATCGATCTGTCGACGCTGGATACCAAGAGTATTGCCGCCTACACAGGCCCGGGAAAGATGGAGTCGACTGTCGATTTCTTCTTCCACATCATTCCAAGCAGCATGGTTGACGCTTTCGCCAAAAATGAGATCCTGCAGGTATTGCTGATCGCGATACTGTTCGGTTTCTCGCTGCACAAATTCGGCGGCCGTGGCACGCTGGTGTTTGATTTTGTCGAAAAATTCTCGCACGTGCTGTTCGGTATGGTCGGCCTGATCATGAAGGTCGCTCCTATCGGCGCCTTCGGTGCGATGGCTTTCACCATCGGTAAGTACGGCGTCGGTTCCCTGCTGTCGCTGGGACAGTTGATGGGCGCGTTCTACCTGACCTGCCTGCTGTTCATCTTCGGTGTGCTGGGCGTGGTCGCCAAGCTGCACGGTTTCAGCGTCTGGAAGTTCGTCAAGTACATCAAGGAAGAATTGCTGATCGTACTCGGCACTTCGTCGTCGGAATCGGTATTGCCGCGCCTGATGGGCAAGCTGGAAAACCTCGGCGCCAAGAAGTCGGTTGTCGGCCTGGTGATTCCAACCGGTTATTCCTTCAATCTGGATGGCACCTCGATCTACCTGACCATGGCAGCGGTATTCATCGCCCAGGCCACCGATACCCCGATGTCGCTGATGCAGCAACTGACCTTGCTGGCTGTGCTGTTGCTGACCTCCAAGGGCGCAGCTGGCGTTACCGGCAGTGGTTTCATCGTGCTGGCGGCGACCTTGTCGGCAGTCGGTCACGTGCCTGTGGCCGGCCTGGCGCTGATCCTGGGCATTGACCGTTTCATGTCTGAAGCGCGCGCACTGACCAATACCATTGGTAACGGCGTAGCGACCCTGGTCGTGGCGAAATGGACTGGCGAGCTTGATGAGCAGCAATTGCACAGTCAGCTGGATGGTAAGGCGATTGACGCAGAGCAGGAGTTGGCCGCGCATGATGCAGCCGTTGCGCAGGCTGATCAGCGCGATCATCACTGA
- the dcd gene encoding dCTP deaminase, which yields MTIKSDKWIRRMAQETGMIEPFEPGQVREANGQKIVSYGTSSYGYDIRCANEFKIFTNINSTIVDPKNFDEKSFVDFSGDVCIIPPNSFALARTMEYFRIPRSVLTICLGKSTYARCGIIVNVTPFEPEWEGYVTLEFSNTTPLPAKIYAGEGCAQVLFFESDEICETSYKDRGGKYQGQHGVTLPKA from the coding sequence ATGACGATTAAATCCGACAAATGGATACGCCGCATGGCGCAGGAAACCGGCATGATCGAGCCCTTCGAGCCCGGTCAGGTACGCGAGGCCAATGGCCAGAAGATCGTGTCTTACGGTACCTCGTCGTACGGCTACGATATCCGTTGCGCCAACGAATTCAAGATTTTCACGAACATCAATTCGACCATCGTCGACCCGAAGAATTTCGACGAAAAATCGTTTGTCGATTTCAGTGGAGATGTCTGCATCATCCCGCCGAACTCTTTTGCGCTGGCGCGCACCATGGAATACTTCCGCATCCCGCGCAGTGTGCTGACGATCTGCCTCGGCAAATCGACTTACGCGCGTTGCGGCATCATCGTCAACGTCACGCCGTTCGAACCGGAATGGGAAGGCTACGTGACGCTGGAATTTTCCAACACCACGCCGTTGCCGGCCAAGATTTATGCAGGTGAGGGCTGCGCCCAGGTGCTGTTCTTCGAAAGCGATGAAATCTGCGAGACTTCCTACAAGGACCGCGGCGGCAAGTATCAAGGCCAGCACGGCGTAACTTTGCCGAAGGCTTGA